A window from Clupea harengus unplaced genomic scaffold, Ch_v2.0.2, whole genome shotgun sequence encodes these proteins:
- the LOC122129917 gene encoding G protein-coupled receptor 137Ba-like, translating to MGVIVNGNIMDAFTTLANMSAGHNLSGGVVSAHVGGAFAVVGRTHSSLSPPTLSPSIPPFVKLGLTVAYTAFYSLLFAFVYAQLWLVLRYRHKRFSYQTAFLFLCLLWAALRAVLFSFYFRDCVTANALGPFAFWLLYCCPVCLQFFTLSLMNLYCAQVFFKAKSKFSPQLLKYKRPLYLLFVFMSLLFLLVNLTCALLVKMTDTQVKTIVLVRVTINDTLFVLCAISLSVCLYKVAKMSLASIYLESKGTSVCQVTLIGIMVVLLYASRACYNLVVLALTDIESINSFDYDWYNVSDQADLRSTLGDAGYIVFGVILFVWELLPTSLVVYYFRVRKPTQDKSSHSSIPSHAFSNRRYFFDNPRRYDSDDDLAWSILPQSTSTSMSTDCYDWSSRGSSSFLVNVVSEERRSSASAGQFNP from the exons ATGGGGGTCATCGTCAACGGCAACATCATGGATGCTTTCACTACGCTCGCCAACATGAGCGCCGGCCACAACCTCAGCGGCGGAGTCGTCAGCGCCCACGTTGGGGGGGCGTTTGCCGTGGTCGGCAGGACCCACTCGTCCCTCTCGCCCCCCACGCTCAGCCCGTCCATCCCGCCGTTCGTGAAGCTGGGCCTGACGGTGGCCTACACGGCCTTCTACTCGCTGCTCTTCGCCTTCGTCTACGCGCAGCTCTGGCTGGTGCTGCGCTACCGGCACAAGCGCTTCAGCTACCAGACGGCGTTCCTCttcctgtgtctgctgtgggcCGCGCTGCGCGCCGTGCTCTTCTCCTTCTACTTCCGCGACTGCGTCACGGCCAACGCGCTCGGGCCCTTCGCCTTCTGGCTGCTCTACTGCTGCCCCGTCTGCCTGCAGTTCTTCACGCTCAGCCTCATGAACCTGTACTGTGCACAG GTCTTCTTCAAGGCCAAGTCCAAGTTCTCCCCTCAGCTGCTCAAGTACAA GAGGCCCCTCTACCTGCTCTTCGTCTTCATGAGCCTGCTCTTCCTGCTGGTGAACCTGACGTGCGCGCTCCTGGTGAAGATGACGGACACGCAGGTGAAGACCATCGTGCTGGTGCGGGTCACCATCAATGACACGCTCTTCGTCCTCTGCGCCATCTCCCTCTCCGTGTGCCTCTACAAGGTGGCTAAGATGTCCCTCGCCAGCATCTACCTGGAGTCAAAG GGAACGTCAGTGTGTCAGGTGACTCTGATAGGGATCATGGTGGTCCTCTTGTACGCGTCCAGGGCATGCTACAACCTGGTGGTCCTGGCCCTGACCGACATAGAGAGCATCAACTCCTTTGATTACGATTGGTACAATGTGTCAGACCAG GCAGACCTGAGGTCCACGTTAGGGGATGCGGGCTACATCGTGTTCGGGGTGATCCTGTTCGTCTGGGAGCTGCTGCCCACCTCTCTAGTAGTCTATTACTTCAGGGTCCGCAAACCCACCCAGGACAAG AGTAGTCACTCGTCCATTCCTAGCCACGCGTTCTCCAACAGACGCTACTTCTTCGACAACCCCAGACGCTACGACAGCGACGACGACCTGGCATGGAGCATCCTACCCCAGAGCACCTCTACCAG catGTCCACAGACTGCTATGACTGGAGCAGCCGCGGCAGCAGCAGTTTCCTGGTGAACGTCGTGAGCGAGGAGCGACGGTCGTCCGCTTCAGCCGGCCAGTTCAACCCTTAG